One segment of Manihot esculenta cultivar AM560-2 chromosome 4, M.esculenta_v8, whole genome shotgun sequence DNA contains the following:
- the LOC110613103 gene encoding protein SEMI-ROLLED LEAF 2 isoform X2: protein MPLFASSLLGIVRTLLDETRQDEMQILACNILVDFINSQTDSTHMFNLEGIIPKLCQLAQDVGDGERVLRLRSAGLQALASMVSFMGEHSHISMEFDNIISVTLENYIDPQMDPENSKDDQWVQGVLKAEDNDSSFPDKISSRSLTTKPELDNTVDTSKCPSYWSKVCLRNMARLAKEATTVRRVLEPLFHNFDTSNHWPLETGVAYPVLIYLQSLLEEAGENSHLLLSYLVKHLDHKNVAKQPLVQICIVNVITQLGQNAKQEATVTIIGAIYDLIKHLRKCLQNSAELSTSPGDCINKQNADLQFAIENCISQLSNKVGDVGPILDKMAVLLENISMTAVLARTTISAVHRAAQIIASIPNISYHKKAFPDALFHQLLIAMAHPDHETRVGAHSVLSVVLMPSLLSLWSDQNKKTSEAISGFLGTRQKSMSKSYSFQDEGKDKAEAVDGESWEEDNQISDVGAKQFGKSGLHSHSNSFKSATRDEKTKQTSLRLSSHQISLLLSSIWVQATSAENMPENFEAMANSYNIALLYTRSKTSNHMALARCFQLAFSLRSISLDQERGLQPSRRRSLFTMASYMLIFSAKAGNFPELISLVKASLTEKTADPYLESVGDTRLQTVYLESNGGKMVYGSEEDDVSASKSLLAVELDDHHLKETLISKFVTKFAKLTQDDLSGIKEQLFPEFLPDDAYPFGAPLFMETPRPCSPLAQTEFQAFEEIMPAASLTDDETVTEANGNLSDRKTSLSVNSLDILSVNELLESVLETARQVASSQISSTPVPYDQMKSQCEALVTGKQQKMSMLQSFKQQHDGKIFLTANEKKGTSAYNEKVKFLQSDSTLNSKNQIQAPDQLALWSVEYGHSSLRLPPSSPYDKFMKAAGC, encoded by the exons GCCACTATTTGCCAGTAGTTTATTGGGAATAGTCCGAACGCTTTTGGATGAAACGAGGCAGGATGAAATGCAGATTCTGGCCTGCAATATTCTTGTTGACTTCATAAATAGTCAG ACGGATAGCACACACATGTTCAACTTAGAAGGCATCATTCCTAAGCTCTGTCAATTGGCTCAAGATGTGGGTGATGGTGAAAGAGTTCTACGTTTGCGTTCAGCTGGATTGCAAGCTTTGGCTTCCATG GTGTCTTTCATGGGTGAGCATTCTCACATCTCAATGGAGTTTGATAAT ATCATATCAGTTACTTTGGAGAACTACATCGATCCCCAAATGGATCCAGAAAATTCCAAGGATGATCAGTGGGTTCAGGGAGTCCTGAAAGCAGAAGACAATGACTCATCTTTTCCAGATAAGATTTCCTCGAGAAGCCTTACTACCAAACCTGAATTGGACAATACAGT GGACACTTCAAAATGTCCATCTTACTGGTCTAAGGTCTGCTTGCGTAACATGGCCAGACTGGCAAAGGAAGCTACAACTGTTCGACGTGTACTTGAACCTCTGTTCCACAATTTTGATACTAGCAATCATTGGCCCCTAGAAACAGGAGTTGCCTACcctgttttaatatatttgcaATCACTTTTGGAGGAAGCAG GAGAAAACTCGCACTTGCTATTATCTTACCTGGTCAAGCACTTGGATCACAAGAATGTTGCCAAACAGCCTCTTGTACAAATATGTATTGTTAATGTCATCACACAGCTTGGACAAAATGCAAAGCAGGAGGCCACAGTTACGATCATTGGTGCAATATACGACTTGATTAAACATCTGAGAAAATGCCTTCAAAACTCAGCTGAATTATCTACTAGCCCTGGAGATtgtattaataaacaaaatgctGATCTTCAGTTTGCCATAGAAAATTGCATCTCACAGCTCTCAAACAAG GTTGGAGATGTGGGGCCCATACTTGATAAAATGGCTGTGCTTTTAGAGAATATTTCAATGACTGCTGTTCTAGCTAGAACGACAATATCCGCTGTTCACCGGGCAGCACAGATCATTGCATCCATCCctaacatatcatatcacaaGAAG GCTTTTCCTGATGCTCTATTTCATCAGTTGCTCATAGCCATGGCTCATCCAGACCATGAGACAAGAGTTGGAGCACACAGTGTCTTATCTGTTGTGCTTATGCCATCCTTGCTTTCTCTTTGGTCAGACCAGAATAAGAAAACATCAGAAGCTATTTCTGGATTTTTGGGTACACGGCAGAAGTCAATGAGCAAAAGCTACTCCTTTCAGGATGAAGGTAAGGATAAGGCAGAAGCTGTGGATGGAGAATCATGGGAGGAAGACAATCAAATATCTGATGTGGGTGCAAAACAATTTGGAAAAAGTGGCTTGCATAGCCATTCAAATAGCTTCAAGTCTGCTACCAGAGATGAAAAAACT AAGCAAACTTCTCTACGATTGAGTAGCCATCAAATCAGTCTTCTGCTTTCATCAATATGGGTTCAGGCAACATCAGCAGAGAATatgcccgaaaattttgaggcCATGGCTAACTCCTATAACATTGCTTTGCTGTATACTCGATCCAAA ACATCCAATCACATGGCTCTAGCTCGGTGTTTTCAGCTGGCGTTCTCACTTAGAAGCATCTCTCTGGATCAAGAAA GAGGTCTACAGCCGTCTCGCAGAAGATCTCTCTTCACCATGGCATCATACATGCTTATTTTTTCTGCAAAGGCAGGGAACTTCCCTGAGTTAATTAGTTTGGTTAAAGCATCTCTGACAGAAAAAACA GCTGATCCTTATCTCGAGTCAGTTGGAGACACCAGGCTGCAGACTGTTTATTTAGAATCTAATGGAGGGAAAATGGTATATGGATCAGAGGAAGATGATGTTTCTGCATCAAAATCTCTATTGGCAGTGGAATTAGATGACCACCATTTGAAGGAAACCTTGATATCGAAGTTCGTGACAAAATTTGCAAAATTAACACAG GATGATTTATCCGGCATAAAGGAACAACTTTTTCCGGAATTTTTGCCTGATGATGCATATCCATTTGGAGCTCCCTTGTTTATGGAGACGCCAAGGCCATGTTCTCCTCTTGCCCAAACAGAGTTTCAGGCTTTTGAAGAG ATCATGCCTGCAGCTTCCTTGACAGATGATGAAACGGTCACTGAAGCTAATGGGAATCTGTCAGATCGCAAAACTTCACTTTCTGTCAATTCGCTGGACATCCTTAGTGTCAATGAACTTTTGGAATCT GTACTGGAAACTGCACGTCAAGTTGCAAGCTCCCAGATTTCCTCCACACCTGTACCTTATGATCAAATGAAGAGTCAATGTGAAGCTCTTGTGACAGGAAAACAACAGAAGATGTCAATGCTTCAGAGTTTTAAGCAACAACATGATGGCAAGATTTTCCTCACTGCAAATGAAAAGAAAGGCACTTCAGCATATAATGAG AAAGTGAAGTTTTTACAAAGTGATTCGACGTTAAACAGTAAGAATCAAATTCAAGCACCTGATCAACTTGCCCTCTGGTCGGTTGAGTACGGACATAGTTCTTTAAGATTACCTCCTTCAAGCCCCTATGACAAATTCATGAAAGCAGCTGGATGCTAA